From a region of the Sporosarcina ureilytica genome:
- the lysS gene encoding lysine--tRNA ligase, whose translation MSHLDELNDQLLVRRQKMTDIRESGLDPFGSKFKRTHLSDAVRNEYEELTKEELEEASYKVTIAGRLMTKRGQGKAGFAHIQDLGGQIQIYVRQDAIGEEAYALYKTTDLGDIVGVSGTVFKTKVGELSIKVEEFTFLTKALRPLPEKFHGLQDIEQRYRQRYLDLISTEGSKETFILRSKIIQSMRRYLDDQGFLEVETPMLHAIAGGATARPFVTHHNALDMTLYMRIAIELHLKRLIVGGLEKVYEIGRVFRNEGISTRHNPEFTMIELYEAYADYEDIMALTENMVAHIAQDVLGTTQVTYGDDVIDLAPGWKRLHMVDAVKEYTGVDFWKEMTKEEAHALAKEHQVEVAEMMEVGHVLNEFFEQKVEEELVQPTFIYGHPVEISPLAKKNPEDERFTDRFELFIVRREHANAFTELNDPIDQRERFEAQLVEKEQGNDEAHEMDDDFIEALEYGLPPTGGLGIGIDRLVMLLTNAPSIRDILLFPQMRPKE comes from the coding sequence ATGTCTCATCTTGACGAATTAAACGACCAACTTCTGGTGAGACGCCAGAAGATGACGGATATTAGAGAAAGTGGTCTCGATCCATTTGGTTCAAAATTTAAGCGGACGCATTTATCTGATGCTGTTCGAAATGAATATGAAGAACTTACAAAAGAGGAACTAGAAGAAGCATCCTATAAGGTGACGATTGCAGGACGTCTTATGACGAAGCGCGGACAAGGGAAAGCTGGTTTTGCGCATATCCAAGATTTGGGTGGCCAAATTCAAATTTACGTAAGACAAGATGCAATTGGTGAAGAGGCTTATGCATTATATAAAACAACGGACCTTGGAGATATCGTAGGCGTGAGCGGGACGGTATTCAAAACAAAAGTTGGCGAACTATCTATAAAGGTAGAAGAGTTTACATTCTTAACAAAGGCGCTTCGTCCTTTACCGGAGAAGTTCCACGGCTTACAAGATATCGAACAACGTTACCGTCAACGTTATTTAGATTTAATTTCTACTGAGGGAAGTAAGGAAACGTTTATTTTGCGTAGTAAAATTATTCAGTCCATGCGTCGTTACTTAGATGACCAGGGCTTCCTTGAAGTAGAGACGCCAATGCTACATGCAATTGCCGGCGGAGCAACAGCGCGTCCATTCGTCACACATCATAATGCTTTGGATATGACGCTTTATATGCGTATCGCAATTGAATTGCACTTAAAGCGACTTATTGTGGGCGGATTAGAAAAAGTATATGAAATTGGTCGTGTTTTCCGTAACGAGGGAATCTCTACGCGTCACAACCCTGAGTTTACAATGATTGAATTGTATGAAGCATACGCGGACTACGAAGATATTATGGCCCTAACAGAGAATATGGTGGCACATATCGCACAGGATGTTCTTGGAACAACACAAGTAACATATGGCGACGACGTTATTGATTTGGCTCCGGGCTGGAAACGACTGCATATGGTAGATGCGGTAAAAGAATATACTGGTGTTGACTTCTGGAAAGAAATGACGAAAGAAGAAGCACATGCATTGGCGAAAGAGCATCAAGTAGAAGTAGCAGAAATGATGGAAGTGGGACATGTCTTAAATGAATTCTTCGAGCAAAAAGTTGAAGAAGAACTTGTTCAGCCAACATTCATTTACGGCCATCCTGTTGAAATCTCGCCACTTGCGAAGAAGAATCCTGAAGATGAGCGATTCACGGATCGTTTCGAATTGTTCATTGTTCGTCGTGAACATGCAAACGCGTTTACAGAACTAAACGATCCAATCGACCAACGCGAACGTTTCGAAGCACAACTTGTTGAGAAAGAACAAGGAAATGACGAAGCGCATGAAATGGATGACGACTTTATTGAAGCATTAGAATATGGGTTGCCACCGACAGGGGGACTCGGCATCGGTATCGATCGCCTTGTTATGTTGTTAACGAATGCTCCATCTATTCGTGATATTCTACTGTTCCCTCAAATGCGTCCTAAAGAATAA
- the folK gene encoding 2-amino-4-hydroxy-6-hydroxymethyldihydropteridine diphosphokinase, which translates to MNEAFISIGSNIGERHIYLQSAIQALDELDTVSVEKVSSIYETEPVGYTEQADFLNVVVFIKTELSAHELLTICQQIEQGLGRERTIRWGPRTLDLDILLYNQDNIETENLIVPHPRMDERAFVLIPLLEIVPDVVHPVSGKRFSEEGAAYDDGVQIWQGIDGAK; encoded by the coding sequence GTGAATGAAGCGTTCATTTCAATTGGCTCGAATATCGGAGAACGTCATATTTATTTACAAAGCGCCATCCAAGCATTAGATGAACTGGATACTGTATCGGTTGAGAAGGTTTCTTCCATATATGAAACTGAGCCAGTTGGTTATACAGAGCAAGCCGACTTTTTAAATGTTGTTGTATTCATTAAAACGGAGTTATCGGCACATGAATTGCTGACCATTTGCCAGCAAATCGAGCAGGGACTTGGGCGAGAACGCACTATTCGATGGGGACCACGAACATTAGACCTTGACATTTTACTCTATAATCAAGACAATATTGAAACGGAGAACTTAATTGTGCCACATCCACGAATGGATGAACGCGCTTTTGTTCTTATTCCTCTGCTTGAAATTGTACCTGATGTGGTACATCCAGTCAGCGGAAAGCGATTTTCAGAAGAGGGAGCAGCATATGACGACGGCGTGCAGATTTGGCAAGGAATTGACGGGGCTAAGTGA
- the folB gene encoding dihydroneopterin aldolase, which yields MDYIHLNEMAFYGYHGVLQEETKLGQRFRVTVSLATNLKEAGKTDDLSKTVNYAEVYELCKEIVEGPPVKLIETVAENVADCILFNYADQVSGVRVQLIKPDPPIAGHYNSVAIDITRGHFA from the coding sequence ATGGATTATATTCATTTAAATGAGATGGCGTTTTATGGGTATCACGGCGTTTTGCAGGAGGAAACAAAACTTGGACAGAGATTTCGTGTCACCGTATCACTTGCTACAAACCTTAAGGAAGCAGGAAAGACGGATGATTTATCAAAAACGGTGAATTACGCAGAAGTGTATGAACTATGTAAGGAAATCGTGGAAGGGCCCCCGGTTAAATTAATTGAAACGGTTGCGGAAAATGTTGCAGATTGCATACTGTTTAACTATGCAGATCAAGTATCAGGTGTTCGTGTTCAGTTAATTAAACCAGATCCGCCGATAGCTGGTCATTATAATTCTGTAGCGATTGACATTACTAGGGGGCATTTTGCGTGA
- the folP gene encoding dihydropteroate synthase, with product MELAYAKDTYRFGSEELDFRHETIIMGILNVTPDSFSDGGKYGHIDRALKHAEEMLRDGAKIIDIGGESTRPGHAPVSLEEELERTVPIVEAITREFDCIVSIDTYKAEVAEATVQAGAHIINDIWGAKREPKIAEVAAKYNVPIILMHNREVAEYEHALHEEMQKDLQESIDIALSAGVPCENIWLDPGIGFAKDTAQNIVAMQSLQAVSRMGYPVLLGTSRKSLIGHVLDLPVEERLAGTSATVCYGIEKGCHIMRVHDVKEIARAAKMMDILVGKTKFNG from the coding sequence ATGGAATTAGCGTACGCAAAAGATACTTACCGTTTTGGTAGCGAAGAACTAGATTTTCGACACGAAACAATCATTATGGGCATATTAAATGTGACGCCAGATTCGTTTTCAGACGGAGGAAAATATGGGCACATTGATAGGGCTTTAAAACATGCAGAAGAAATGCTTCGAGATGGAGCGAAAATTATTGATATTGGTGGCGAATCGACACGTCCAGGTCATGCGCCGGTGTCATTAGAAGAAGAACTTGAACGTACGGTCCCAATAGTTGAAGCAATTACACGTGAATTCGATTGTATTGTTTCGATTGATACGTACAAAGCTGAAGTTGCAGAGGCGACAGTTCAAGCAGGTGCGCATATAATTAATGATATTTGGGGTGCGAAACGAGAGCCGAAAATTGCTGAAGTTGCAGCAAAATACAATGTCCCGATTATATTGATGCATAATCGAGAGGTTGCCGAGTATGAACATGCTTTGCACGAAGAGATGCAGAAGGATTTGCAAGAAAGCATTGATATTGCTTTATCTGCAGGTGTTCCGTGTGAGAATATTTGGTTGGATCCGGGTATTGGATTTGCTAAGGACACAGCACAAAACATTGTCGCGATGCAAAGTTTACAGGCGGTTTCAAGAATGGGCTACCCGGTGTTGCTTGGAACGTCTCGCAAATCACTCATTGGGCATGTGCTAGATTTGCCAGTAGAAGAACGTTTGGCAGGTACGAGCGCGACGGTTTGCTATGGAATCGAAAAAGGTTGTCATATTATGCGCGTTCATGATGTGAAAGAAATAGCCCGTGCGGCAAAAATGATGGATATATTGGTAGGAAAGACAAAGTTCAACGGGTAG
- the pabC gene encoding aminodeoxychorismate lyase: MLCWMNGTYMPAEELKISPFDHGFLYGAGFFETFRTYEGHVFLFTEHMNRLRQALGDYRISMPYENKEILTVIRKLNEAAGGKDGYFRLNVSAGVHDIGLAPTSYPKPNVIVFRKELPNVKQGASKEGVWLMTPRNEPESSIRHKSHHFLNNIGGRLELPSLKDYEGLFLTKDGFVAEGVTSNVFWVKDGELYTPSIKTGILPGTTRAFVLQVAESMGMTIREGFYSKEDVEVADELFVTNAIQELVPLHSIAEIRLPGNEGPYYRKLQAHYRTAIEERRF; encoded by the coding sequence GTGTTATGTTGGATGAATGGTACTTATATGCCAGCTGAAGAGTTGAAAATTTCTCCTTTTGACCATGGCTTTTTATATGGGGCAGGTTTTTTTGAGACGTTTCGAACATATGAGGGGCATGTGTTTTTATTTACAGAACATATGAATCGCTTAAGACAGGCGTTAGGAGACTATCGAATTTCGATGCCGTATGAAAATAAAGAAATCTTAACTGTGATTCGTAAATTGAACGAAGCGGCAGGTGGAAAAGATGGTTATTTTCGGTTAAATGTTTCCGCAGGCGTTCATGATATCGGGCTTGCCCCGACATCTTATCCAAAGCCGAATGTAATTGTATTTCGAAAAGAATTGCCGAATGTAAAACAGGGGGCTTCCAAAGAAGGTGTGTGGTTAATGACACCGCGCAATGAGCCGGAAAGCTCAATTCGTCATAAATCTCATCACTTTTTAAATAATATCGGTGGACGTTTAGAGTTACCATCCTTAAAGGACTATGAAGGATTATTTCTCACGAAGGACGGCTTTGTTGCTGAAGGCGTTACGTCGAATGTGTTTTGGGTGAAAGATGGTGAGTTGTATACACCGAGTATAAAGACCGGTATTTTGCCCGGCACGACGAGGGCGTTTGTGCTGCAAGTAGCAGAAAGTATGGGGATGACAATTCGCGAAGGGTTTTATTCCAAAGAAGATGTAGAAGTGGCGGATGAATTGTTTGTGACGAATGCAATTCAAGAACTAGTCCCGTTACATAGTATTGCAGAGATTCGATTACCTGGAAATGAAGGTCCTTATTATAGAAAACTACAAGCGCATTATCGTACAGCAATTGAGGAGAGAAGGTTTTAA
- a CDS encoding anthranilate synthase component I family protein has product MKKQQVPAYTAKEMSTEQFFNAYQQLAQTEQEHILLESGRDGKFSIAGVNPLAKIVALDGELLQIVWRNGKEELLKGDPLENLMKFVQSYKIDAIPGLPVFQGGIIGFISYDYVRRYESLPDLTKRFAETPDLYFYLFDEWVVHDIQKEQAYFMSLPESAIDTKEVAKKWLDAAEVAERNVFMLQEEVPTDDLQVSVNGPEFEKMVEDVQAYIEKGDVVQVNLSVRQSKPFHVTPLAYYEALRQVNPSPYMACIGAEKFSVASSSPELLVKRRGNELATRPIGGTRRRGTTEAEDLANEKDLLSDEKEKAEHIMLVELEKEDFSRVCEPKTVETNEFMVVERYSHVMHLVSNVRGVVAEGQTNADIVKAIFPGGTITGAPKVRTMEIIEELEPEKRGLYTGSIGWFGFNGDFELNVVIRTAFIQDEVIHIQAGAGLVADSVPKDEYIESLAKGQALWQAKATVEMNRR; this is encoded by the coding sequence ATGAAAAAGCAACAAGTACCGGCCTATACGGCTAAGGAAATGTCAACAGAACAATTTTTTAATGCATATCAACAACTCGCTCAAACTGAGCAAGAACATATTTTATTAGAAAGCGGGCGTGATGGAAAATTTTCTATTGCGGGCGTGAATCCACTGGCAAAAATAGTGGCGTTGGACGGTGAACTTTTACAAATTGTTTGGCGTAACGGAAAAGAAGAGTTATTAAAAGGTGACCCACTGGAAAATCTAATGAAATTTGTACAGTCTTACAAAATTGATGCGATACCAGGGTTACCAGTGTTTCAAGGCGGTATTATCGGATTTATTAGCTATGATTATGTGCGCCGTTATGAAAGTTTGCCGGACTTAACGAAACGATTTGCAGAGACGCCTGATTTGTATTTTTATTTATTTGATGAATGGGTAGTACACGACATTCAAAAAGAACAAGCTTATTTTATGTCGCTTCCTGAAAGTGCGATTGATACGAAGGAGGTAGCTAAGAAATGGTTGGATGCTGCTGAAGTAGCGGAACGAAATGTATTTATGCTACAGGAAGAAGTGCCGACAGATGACTTACAAGTGTCCGTCAATGGGCCAGAGTTTGAGAAAATGGTAGAGGACGTGCAGGCGTATATTGAAAAAGGCGATGTCGTTCAGGTGAATTTATCTGTTCGTCAATCAAAACCATTCCATGTAACACCATTGGCCTATTACGAGGCATTACGACAAGTGAATCCGTCTCCATATATGGCTTGTATTGGAGCAGAGAAGTTTTCAGTTGCTTCGAGTTCACCCGAATTATTGGTGAAAAGACGTGGGAATGAGCTCGCAACTCGTCCGATTGGCGGGACGCGACGAAGAGGTACGACGGAAGCAGAAGATTTGGCGAATGAAAAAGATTTATTGTCGGATGAAAAAGAAAAAGCCGAACACATCATGCTTGTGGAATTAGAAAAAGAAGATTTTTCTCGAGTTTGTGAACCAAAAACTGTAGAAACGAATGAATTTATGGTTGTGGAGCGCTATTCCCATGTGATGCACCTCGTCTCGAATGTGAGAGGTGTCGTTGCAGAAGGTCAGACAAATGCAGATATTGTGAAAGCAATTTTTCCTGGCGGTACGATTACAGGCGCGCCAAAAGTTCGTACGATGGAAATTATAGAAGAGCTTGAGCCAGAAAAAAGAGGTTTATATACAGGTTCAATCGGCTGGTTCGGTTTTAATGGCGATTTTGAATTAAATGTTGTGATTCGAACGGCGTTTATTCAAGATGAAGTTATTCATATTCAAGCGGGCGCAGGGTTAGTGGCGGATTCCGTTCCGAAAGATGAATATATTGAATCCCTTGCGAAAGGACAAGCGCTTTGGCAAGCAAAAGCAACTGTCGAAATGAATAGAAGGTAA
- the cysK gene encoding cysteine synthase A codes for MTIVGNTIADLVGKTPLVKVNRLNDENDADIYLKLEYFNPGSSVKDRIALAMIEAAEKSGELQRDSTIIEPTSGNTGIGLAMIAAAKGYKAVLVMPDTMSLERRNLLRAYGADLVLTPGAEGMKGAIAKSEELAKENGWFMPQQFNNEANPEVHRLTTGPEIADALDRVDAFVSGIGTGGTITGVGSVLKERFPGVKIVAVEPEESAVLSGQQPGPHKIQGIGAGFVPKVLDTGIYDEVIQVSGEDAYETARRAAREEGILGGVSSGAAIYAALQVAKELGKGKKVVVVLPSNGERYLSTPLYAFEEE; via the coding sequence ATGACAATCGTAGGGAATACAATAGCGGACTTGGTTGGTAAGACTCCTCTTGTGAAAGTAAATCGTTTAAATGATGAAAATGACGCGGACATTTATTTAAAGTTGGAATATTTTAATCCTGGTTCAAGTGTGAAGGATCGTATTGCACTTGCAATGATTGAAGCGGCGGAAAAGTCGGGCGAGCTTCAACGAGATAGTACAATTATTGAGCCGACAAGTGGAAACACAGGGATTGGACTTGCGATGATCGCTGCTGCGAAAGGGTATAAGGCGGTCCTTGTTATGCCGGATACGATGAGTTTAGAACGTCGAAACTTACTTCGTGCTTACGGAGCGGACTTAGTATTAACACCTGGAGCAGAAGGAATGAAAGGTGCTATTGCAAAGTCAGAAGAATTGGCAAAAGAAAATGGATGGTTTATGCCGCAACAATTTAACAATGAGGCGAATCCTGAAGTCCACCGTTTAACGACGGGACCTGAAATTGCTGATGCACTAGATAGGGTTGATGCATTTGTTTCAGGAATTGGGACAGGTGGAACTATTACAGGGGTAGGTTCAGTTTTAAAGGAGCGTTTTCCTGGCGTGAAAATTGTTGCAGTAGAGCCGGAAGAATCTGCTGTTTTATCTGGTCAACAACCAGGCCCACATAAAATTCAAGGAATCGGGGCTGGATTCGTACCCAAAGTTTTAGATACGGGTATTTATGATGAAGTGATTCAAGTTTCAGGGGAAGACGCTTATGAAACAGCTAGACGTGCAGCGCGGGAAGAAGGAATTCTTGGTGGTGTATCTTCAGGAGCTGCCATTTATGCGGCGCTTCAAGTCGCGAAAGAACTTGGAAAAGGGAAGAAAGTTGTGGTTGTTCTTCCATCTAACGGTGAGCGTTATTTAAGTACCCCGTTGTATGCATTTGAAGAAGAATAA
- a CDS encoding peptidylprolyl isomerase, producing the protein MRYGRNRKNELTPPQKRRLKTKPLVVIIGVLFVCNLLWFIAWLIPSKTTQNGEEVASVNGKAITREDWMAAMEEKIGRETLRELINDKVMEAAAKEYGIDVSEKEVDLELALIRASDHQAYTGLDTEKERKKIQTDLILAKVLTKDIVIEDEAIRENYDKNASLYNIQDANRTAIIIVNTLDEANQTLQELKEGSNFSVLAKERSIDTASANLGGDIGYINESTDFIESSIVQAASKLQENTMSEPVALKDGTYAVIYVSDKMQGRKFKLKEVKEHIKRELALGQLPETVSLEAFWKDFDAKWFYE; encoded by the coding sequence ATGAGATACGGACGCAATCGAAAGAATGAACTGACTCCACCTCAAAAGCGCAGACTTAAAACAAAGCCACTTGTTGTAATTATCGGGGTTCTTTTTGTCTGCAACCTTCTATGGTTTATCGCTTGGCTCATTCCATCAAAGACGACACAAAATGGCGAAGAGGTAGCGTCTGTCAATGGAAAGGCGATTACACGAGAAGACTGGATGGCCGCCATGGAAGAAAAAATTGGCCGCGAAACGTTGCGAGAGTTGATAAATGATAAAGTAATGGAAGCGGCGGCGAAAGAATATGGAATTGATGTATCTGAAAAAGAAGTTGATTTGGAGCTGGCACTTATTCGCGCTAGTGATCATCAAGCGTATACAGGTTTGGATACAGAGAAAGAACGGAAAAAAATTCAGACGGATCTTATATTAGCAAAAGTGCTAACGAAGGATATTGTAATTGAAGATGAAGCGATTCGGGAGAATTATGACAAGAATGCATCGTTATATAATATTCAAGATGCCAATCGGACTGCGATTATCATCGTAAATACGTTAGATGAAGCAAATCAAACATTGCAAGAGTTAAAGGAAGGCTCGAATTTTTCAGTATTAGCGAAAGAACGTTCTATCGATACAGCTTCGGCGAATCTAGGTGGAGATATTGGATATATTAATGAATCGACGGATTTTATTGAATCCTCCATTGTTCAAGCAGCGTCCAAGTTACAAGAAAACACAATGAGTGAACCTGTAGCGTTAAAAGACGGTACATATGCAGTTATTTACGTTAGCGATAAAATGCAAGGTCGAAAGTTTAAGCTGAAAGAAGTAAAAGAACATATTAAACGAGAACTTGCATTAGGACAATTGCCGGAAACGGTAAGTCTGGAAGCTTTTTGGAAAGACTTTGATGCGAAGTGGTTTTATGAATAG
- the hslO gene encoding Hsp33 family molecular chaperone HslO: MRDYLVKTIAYNGEIRAYAVRSTETIAEAQRRHATWPTATAALGRTMTAAVMMGAMSKGDDKLTVKIEGNGPIGAMIVDANGHGEVRGYVSNPQTHVDLNEVGKLDVRGVVGTDGMLTVVKDLNMKDFFTGQVPLVSGEIAEDFTEYFAVSEQVPSAVALGVLVNPDNTVKAAGGFIIQVMPGATEETISTLEKRIANMEPISKMVDKGLTPEEILNEVLGAEKVQVLDKMDVQFSCNCSRERFGNAIIGLGEKEINEMIEHEGQAEANCHFCLETYVYPREELEGFLDEIRTQSKE, translated from the coding sequence ATGAGAGATTACTTAGTAAAAACGATTGCGTATAATGGTGAAATTCGTGCATATGCTGTTCGTTCTACAGAAACGATTGCAGAAGCACAGCGACGTCACGCTACATGGCCGACTGCAACAGCTGCGCTTGGAAGAACGATGACTGCGGCTGTGATGATGGGTGCTATGTCAAAAGGTGACGATAAATTAACGGTAAAAATTGAAGGTAATGGCCCTATTGGTGCGATGATTGTGGATGCCAATGGACACGGTGAAGTTCGTGGCTACGTATCCAATCCTCAAACGCATGTTGATTTGAATGAAGTAGGTAAATTAGATGTGCGCGGTGTTGTAGGAACAGATGGTATGTTAACGGTTGTAAAGGACTTAAATATGAAGGATTTCTTTACTGGTCAAGTGCCACTTGTGTCAGGTGAAATTGCTGAAGACTTTACAGAGTACTTTGCTGTTTCGGAACAAGTTCCTTCTGCAGTTGCACTCGGTGTTCTTGTGAATCCAGATAACACCGTAAAAGCTGCCGGCGGCTTTATTATTCAAGTTATGCCAGGTGCTACGGAAGAAACAATTAGTACATTAGAAAAACGTATTGCTAATATGGAGCCAATCTCAAAAATGGTTGACAAAGGCCTAACGCCAGAAGAAATTTTAAATGAAGTGCTTGGTGCTGAAAAAGTGCAAGTTCTAGATAAAATGGATGTTCAGTTCTCATGTAACTGTTCAAGAGAGCGGTTTGGTAATGCAATTATCGGTCTTGGCGAAAAAGAAATTAACGAGATGATTGAACATGAGGGACAGGCTGAGGCGAATTGTCATTTCTGTTTAGAGACTTACGTTTATCCAAGAGAAGAGTTGGAAGGTTTCTTAGATGAGATACGGACGCAATCGAAAGAATGA
- a CDS encoding type III pantothenate kinase produces MILVMDTGNTNIVLGVYEGNELKYHWRMETYRHKTEDEYAMQVKSLFTHVGLRFEDIHGIIISSVVPPVMFPLEQMCQKYFNLKPLVVGPGIKTGLNIKYENPREVGADRIVNAVAAIEEYGSPLIIVDFGTATTYCFVNEDGGYMGGAIAPGIGISMEALFDRASKLPRIELTRPDNVVGKNTVAAMQSGIVFGYVGQVEGIVARLKAQSKEEPKVIATGGMADLIASESNTIDVVDNFLTLKGLHLIYKRNK; encoded by the coding sequence ATGATACTAGTGATGGATACAGGGAACACGAATATTGTCCTCGGTGTTTATGAGGGAAATGAACTTAAATATCATTGGCGTATGGAAACGTATAGACATAAAACAGAAGATGAATATGCAATGCAAGTAAAGTCATTGTTTACGCACGTAGGTCTTCGTTTTGAAGACATCCATGGAATTATTATCTCTTCCGTTGTCCCACCGGTTATGTTTCCACTTGAGCAAATGTGTCAGAAGTACTTTAATTTAAAACCGCTAGTCGTTGGACCGGGCATTAAAACCGGGCTCAATATTAAGTATGAAAATCCGCGTGAAGTTGGGGCGGACCGAATTGTTAACGCGGTTGCGGCAATCGAGGAATACGGCAGTCCGCTTATTATTGTAGACTTTGGAACGGCAACGACCTATTGTTTTGTGAATGAAGATGGTGGTTATATGGGTGGAGCGATTGCACCTGGAATTGGTATTTCAATGGAGGCCTTGTTTGACCGTGCATCGAAGTTACCACGAATTGAATTAACGCGCCCTGACAATGTTGTTGGTAAAAATACGGTGGCTGCAATGCAATCAGGAATCGTCTTCGGCTATGTTGGTCAAGTCGAAGGAATTGTTGCACGCTTAAAAGCACAGAGTAAGGAAGAGCCGAAAGTAATTGCAACAGGCGGCATGGCGGATTTAATTGCAAGTGAGTCGAATACAATTGATGTCGTTGATAATTTCTTAACGCTGAAAGGACTCCATCTGATATACAAAAGAAACAAATAA